A region from the Acyrthosiphon pisum isolate AL4f chromosome A1, pea_aphid_22Mar2018_4r6ur, whole genome shotgun sequence genome encodes:
- the LOC100169281 gene encoding uncharacterized protein LOC100169281 yields MVTCGRCNKSMVFEEYEDTHCATHYNLCWKIGDEKLDFDDENAIQYLLRQHLPKHAARQKKVKFVCEWCQNEKKSVVGFASHVKRCQSRPDKQGLHNEVENGFGIVKKSDIKTIEKSDDSTVTCGRCKKEMTFNEYRTKHYSKHFNLCWIDGEEILDLGNYDTVLNKLRQFIPFSVVRKRGVKLCCEDCKTVKKSLSGFASHVIFCSKTPDDIKHLLTRCEDCGNKVKPSSLITHKLKTCKGVNNIENGKNISDNSKRAYKMRRKRRPPNVLSFHPDTKYITEYHDFMCRLCDFITISVNDIVDHLLNVHDIVFNKKKDSLNNYTLNKYEGHRNIYLKPLLNYYNFFTKTFWKDVCHKDFKSDVIVLTNDEAIKYLPSIQQSCKIFSSNDEQMCVDLFKSVYVNGMHWLFTGGPNWAMSWCPVPKEVQTQYLAISCHPKPDLEHKEMEIYQYQSLVQLWRFDSLTNIIDEAASCTPHMSYGVAHDYGAVWDMAWCPSGAYEPPQKIGLLALSTSCGDCPIFAMPFMDDISEMFYIYKAKHIVARNFECEWIEGGIQCTKVCWQSVSPFKTLICGYSNGVVSVFHINFKSIFLTNDILYPSHTFIASRSCITGLSLNYFNTTILATSATDGNVTLWDLKSTENPIFQKKSHCPSDCTWLQQCYTLVYCSKVVNPIFSKVRTINFSNCDDDLDGYNPELYVLKSVIDRNKILGNCDEVKNNEKIYCDDTDENKTLNQSNISGDGESYKSDDSSANSDQDKSYNAGKSGDLLKNIDEEDFYGPAFYQKSTHWSVSTSDWMNVIATGNENGVIYEKLFLSETNNIGKGNSTVLQLMVRQLLSNDNTQSEYSDGYRFNETVKKFGLESKLFFLNEKELKDQDDSKPLLRYPLDNITKVSWNQNFNSFRWLAIGTQSGFTLISPSQAIPENSIDSFYKTIYASIDNFDDTTDISM; encoded by the exons ATG gtAACTTGTGGTCGTTGTAATAAAAGTATGGTGTTCGAGGAGTATGAAGATACACATTGTGcaacacattataatttatgctgGAAAATTGGTGATGAAAAACta gATTTTGATGATGAGAATgcgatacaatatttattacgaCAACATTTACCAAAACATGCCGCACgccaaaaaaaagttaaatttgtttgtgAATGGTGtcagaatgaaaaaaaaagtgtagtTGGTTTTGCTAGCCATGTAAAACGATGTCAATCTAGACCG gaTAAACAAGGACTGCACAACGAAGTAGAAAATGGATTTGGTATAGTTAAAAAATCTGACAtaaaaactatagaaaaaaGTGACGATTCAACG GTGACTTGTGGCCGCTGTAAAAAAGAAATGACTTTTAATGAATATCGTACTAAGCACTATTCCAAACATTTTAATCTATGTTGGATTGATGGAGAAGAAATACTT gatttAGGAAATTATGATAccgtattaaataaattaagacaATTCATACCTTTTAGTGTTGTACGTAAACGTGGAGTAAAGTTGTGTTGTGAAGATTGTAAAACTGTTAAGAAAAGTCTTTCAGGGTTTGCGAGCCATGTAATATTTTGCAGTAAAACTCCTGAT gacattaaacatttattaacgaGGTGTGAAGACTGTGGAAATAAAGTTAAACCATCATCATTAATAACTCACAAACTGAAAACTTGTAAAGGTGTGAATAACATAGAAAATGGTAAAAACATCAGTGACAAT TCTAAAAGAGCTTACAAAATGCGCCGAAAAAGAAGGCCTCCAAACGTGTTAAGTTTTCATCCagatactaaatatattactgAATATCAT gatTTTATGTGTCGTTTATGcgattttattacaataagtgTCAATGACATTGTTGATCATCTTTTGAACGTTcatgatattgtatttaataaaaaaaaagatagtttaaacaattatacactaa atAAATATGAAGGGCACAGGAATATATACTTAAAgcctttattaaattattataattt cttcACAAAAACCTTTTGGAAGGATGTTTGTCACAAAGATTTTAAATCTGATGTTATAGTCTTAACAAATGATGAAGCAATAAAGTATCTACCATCTATTCAACAATCTTGCAAGATATTTAGTTCAAATGATGAACAAATGTGTGTGGATCTTTTCAAGTCTGTTTATGtcaatg gtatgcattGGCTGTTTACTGGTGGTCCTAATTGGGCTATGTCATGGTGTCCTGTTCCAAAGGAAGTTCAAACACAGTATTTGGCAATATCATGTCATCCTAAACCAGATCTGGAGCATAAAGAAATGGAAATTTATCAATATCAGTCTCTTGTGCAGTTATGGAGATTCGATTCATTGACAAATATTAT TGATGAAGCCGCCTCTTGTACGCCACATATGTCTTATGGTGTGGCTCATGATTATGGTGCTGTCTGGGATATGGCATGGTGCCCTTCTGGAGCTTATGAACCTCCCCAAAAAATAGGATTGTTGGCGTTAAGTACATCTTGTGGAGATTGTCCTATTTTTGCTATGCCTTTTATGGATGATATCTCagaaat GTTTTACATTTACAAAGCCAAGCATATTGTAGCAAGAAATTTCGAATGTGAATGGATTGAAGGTGGTATACAATGTACAAAAGTTTGTTGGCAATCAGTTTCACCATTCAA AACTCTTATTTGTGGATATTCAAATGGTGTTGTGAGTGTGTtccatataaatttcaaatcaatattCTTAACTAATGATATACTTTATCCAAGCCATACTTTCATAGCAAGTAGAAGTTGTATAACTG GTCTTTctctgaattattttaatactacaaTATTGGCTACTTCGGCAACCGATGGTAATGTAACTCTATGGGATTTGAAGTCTACTGAAAACCCAATCTTTCAAAAGAAATCTCACTGTCCATCTGATTGTACTTGGCTTCAGCAGTGTTACACATTGGTGTATTGTAGTAAAGTTGTGAA tCCCATATTCTCAAAAGTTCggactattaatttttcaaattgtgaCGATGATCTTGATGGTTATAATCCTGAGTTATATGTTCTAAAAAGTGTAATTGATAGAAATAAAATACTCGGTAATTGTGATGAAGTAAAgaacaatgaaaaaatatattgtgatgaCACTGATGAAAACAAAACTCTTAATCAATCTAACATAAGTGGTGATGGCGAATCATATAAATCTGATGATTCAAGTGCAAATAGTGATCAAGATAAATCATATAATGCAGGAAAATCTGGAGATTTACTAAAAAACATTGATGAGGAAGATTTTTATGGTCCTGCTTTTTATCAAAAGAGTACTCATTGG tctGTATCTACTTCGGATTGGATGAATGTCATAGCTACTGGAAATGAAAATGGAGTTATTTATGAAAAGCTGTTTCTATCAGaaactaataatataggaaAAGGAAACTCT acaGTACTTCAATTGATGGTAagacaattattatcaaatgataATACTCAATCAGAGTATTCTGATGGTTACCGTTTTAAtgaaacagttaaaaaatttgGACTTGAATCTAAACTT ttttttttaaacgaaaaggAATTGAAAGACCAAGATGACAGCAAACCTTTGTTAAGATACCCTCTTGACAATATAACTAag gtatCTTGGAACCAGAATTTTAATTCTTTTCGTTGGTTGGCAATTGGAACTCAAAGTGGTTTTACTCTTATTTCACCATCTCAAGCAATACCTGAAAATTCTATAgattcattttataaaacaatttatgccTCTATAGATAACTTTGATGATACGACTGATATttctatgtaa
- the LOC115033057 gene encoding uncharacterized protein LOC115033057 produces the protein MDIDTVDVKLEVNDDQGSVTNFVSTNIISHDSVVTCGKCEKQMLYQEYDSKHRQIHYGLCWIVGVEDEIDFTDTSTIQAILKKNTNKSKAKSTFICEWCDAVKKTISGFANHLIKCKQNSVMSVNNEVLNESDVNLSTTTITHDNDSMVSCGRCGESMIYKEYKNIHIHTHYNLCWLEGEEKLDYLNENRMVFLLREILPNTTVKKKFICEWCKDLKKSVIGFASHVKKMCHRT, from the exons ATGGACATAGATACTGTTGATGTCAAACTTGAAGTCAATGACGACCAAGGATCGGTTACGAATTTTGTGTCTACAAATATCATCAGTCATGATTCTGTC gtgACTTGTGGTAAATGCgaaaaacaaatgttatatCAGGAGTATGATTCTAAACACCGTCAGATTCATTATGGCCTCTGTTGGATTGTAGGCGTAGAAGATGAAATT gatttCACTGATACATCTACAATTCAAgcaatattaaagaaaaatactaACAAATCTAAAGCTAAGTCAACATTTATATGTGAATGGTGCGATGCTGTTAAAAAGACTATTTCTGGGTTTGCCAATcatctaataaaatgtaaacaaaat tcAGTAATGAGTGTAAATAATGAAGTTCTGAACGAGTCTGATGTAAATCTTAGTACAACAACTATTACTCATGATAATGACAGTATg GTGTCATGTGGTCGTTGCGGAGAAAGTATGATATATAaggaatacaaaaatatacatatccATACTCACTATAATTTATGTTGGTTAGAAGGAGAAGAAAAAtta GATTATTTAAATGAGAACAGAATGGTTTTTTTACTTCGTGAAATTTTACCAAACactactgttaaaaaaaaatttatatgtgAATGGTGTaaagatttgaaaaaaagtgtGATAGGCTTTGCTTCTCATGTGAAAAAAATGTGCCATAGAACATAA
- the LOC100160398 gene encoding DNA repair and recombination protein RAD54-like isoform X1, with amino-acid sequence MRRSLAPSQVNKRPLSDSNQSKRACVKYNDQAQKTEQNSKLDDKSITLSLYEQNIRNILSKPFKVPIANWSGSSFSRALGVRRDGIRRPLHDPTAPDALILYIPPQISAHDILKMDKDKILVNVVVDPALSKILRPHQREGVKFMYECVTGVRIEGAYGCIMADEMGLGKTLQCITLMWTLLKQGPDASPTIHKAIIVTPSSLVKNWCNEIKKWLGGRIGALPVDGGGKEQVDKVITGFVQARGRRTVDPILVISYETFRSHASLLQNAEDIGLVLCDEGHRLKNCENQTYRSLMALKAKRRVLLSGTPIQNDLLEYFSLVHFVNEGILGTAQEFRRQYETPIVRGQDSCATDSERKKAAERLEQLISLVNRCLIRRTSALLSKYLPVKTEHVVCIKLTPLQTDLYLHLLKSDMVTKSIKGNDGKVTSNALAAITLLKKLCAHPDLIIDKIMNGSDGFENSKHLLPPTYIAAHSKKKLMIELSSKLMVLDTMLAVIKTTTTDRVVLISNYTQTLELFERLAKLRNYTFVRLDGSMTAKKRAKAVDDINSPTSGVFLFMLSSKAGGCGLNLIGANRLVMFDPDWNPANDDQAMARVWRDGQKKPCFVYRFLATGSIEEKMMQRQAHKKALSSSVVDCEEDVARHFTVSELRTLFNLRQDTISDTHEKIKCTRCINNIQTKLPPVDSDCTNDLSCWHHCADKRWLVDPVLKQCWHAGISMVFYQNSTIHKEKPIIEEDNDNIDKKEEENNIIH; translated from the exons ATG CGTCGAAGTTTAGCTCCAAGCCAAGTGAATAAACGACCTTTGAGTGATTCAAATCAATCTAAAAGAGCTTGTGTGAAATATAATGACCAAGCACAAAAAActgaacaaaattcaaaattagatGACAAATCTATAACACTTTCTTTATat gaacaaaatataagaaatatattatcaaagccGTTCAAAGTACCAATAGCAAATTGGAGTGGTAGCAGTTTCAGTAGAGCATTAGGTGTTCGCCGTGATGGCATACGTCGACCTTTACATGACCCTACTGCTCCTGATgctcttattttatatattcctcCACAAATTAGTGCccatgacattttaaaaatggataA agataaaatattagttaatgtTGTTGTTGATCCGGCGTTATCAAAAATACTTAGGCCCCATCAAAGAGAA GGCGTTAAGTTTATGTATGAATGTGTTACTGGAGTACGTATAGAAGGTGCATATGGATGCATCATGGCAGATGAAATGGGATTGGGAAAGACTTTGCAATGCATAACTCTAATGTGGACTCTTTTGAAACAAGGACCTGATGCTTCACCAACTATTCACAAAGCTATTATAGTTACACCTAGTTCTTTAGTAAAG aactggtgtaatgaaataaaaaaatggctTGGTGGTAGAATTGGAGCTTTACCTGTTGACGGAGGAGGCAAAGAACAAGTGGACAAAGTAATTACTGGGTTTGTTCAAGCTAGAGGACGTAGAACTGTTGATCCAATTTTAGTTATATCATATGAAACTTTTCGAAGTCATGCAAGTTTGTTACAAAATGCAGAAGATATAGGTCTTGTGTTATGTGAcgag ggacatagattaaaaaattgtgaaaatcaaACTTACCGTTCATTAATGGCTTTAAAAGCAAAACGAAGAGTTCTGTTGTCAGGCACACCAATCCAAAATGATCTACTTGAATATTTTAGTCTTGTTCATTTTGTTAATGAAGGCATCTTAGGGACTGCTCAAGAATTTCGTCGCCAATATGAAACACCTATTGTGCGAGGTCAAGATTCCTGTGCTACTGATTCTGAACGAAAAAAAGCAGCAGAGCGTTTAGAACAATTAATTTCATTAGTAAATAGATGTCTAATTAGACGTACCTCAGCATTACTTTCCAAATACTTACCAGTTAAAACTGAACATGTTGTTTGCATAAAATTGACACCACTACAAACTGATTTATACCTCCATCTTCTTAAATCTGACATGGTTACAAAATCAATTAAag gTAACGATGGGAAAGTTACTAGCAACGCATTAGCTGCTATTACATTGCTCAAGAAGTTATGTGCTCATCCAGATcttataatagataaaataatgaatggaAGTGATGgctttgaaaattcaaaacatttactACCTCCAACATACATCGCAGCTCATTCCaa aaaaaaactCATGATTGAATTATCATCTAAATTAATGGTCCTTGACACAATGTTAGCTGTTATAAAAACTACCACCACTGATCGTGTAGTATTGATTTCTAATTATACTCAAACATTAGAATTATTCGAAAGACTTGCTAAATTAAGAAACTATACATTTGTTAGATTAGATGGATCCATGACTGCTAAGAAAAGAGCAAAA gCTGTAGATGATATTAACAGCCCTACTAGTggtgtatttttgtttatgttgAGTTCAAAAGCTGGAGGTTGTGGATTAAATTTAATTGGTGCTAATAGGTTAGTAATGTTTGATCCCGATTGGAATCCTGCTAATGATGATCAAGCAATGGCTAGAGTATGGAGAGATGGCCAAAAAAAACCTTGTTTTGTTTATCGATTTTTAGCT actggaagtattgaagaaaaaatgatGCAAAGACAGGCACACAAAAAAGCATTAAGTTCTAGTGTAGTTGACTGTGAAGAAGACGTTGCAAGACATTTTACAGTTTCAGAATTACGAACATTATTTAATCTACGGCAAGACACTATTAGTGATACACATGAAAA aataaaatgcaCCCGTTGCATTAATAATATCCAAACAAAACTACCTCCGGTAGATAGTGACTGTACAAATGATCTTTCTTGTTGGCATCATTGTGCAGACAAACGATGGCTTGTTGATCCAGTACTAAAACAATGTTGGCATGCTGGCATCAGTATGGtgttttatcaaaattctaCAATTCATAAagag AAACCAATTATTGAAGAGGACAATGATAACATTGacaaaaaagaagaagaaaataatataatacactga
- the LOC100160398 gene encoding DNA repair and recombination protein RAD54-like isoform X2, whose protein sequence is MRRSLAPSQVNKRPLSDSNQSKRACVKYNDQAQKTEQNSKLDDKSITLSLYEQNIRNILSKPFKVPIANWSGSSFSRALGVRRDGIRRPLHDPTAPDALILYIPPQISAHDILKMDKDKILVNVVVDPALSKILRPHQREGVKFMYECVTGVRIEGAYGCIMADEMGLGKTLQCITLMWTLLKQGPDASPTIHKAIIVTPSSLVKNWCNEIKKWLGGRIGALPVDGGGKEQVDKVITGFVQARGRRTVDPILVISYETFRSHASLLQNAEDIGLVLCDEGHRLKNCENQTYRSLMALKAKRRVLLSGTPIQNDLLEYFSLVHFVNEGILGTAQEFRRQYETPIVRGQDSCATDSERKKAAERLEQLISLVNRCLIRRTSALLSKYLPVKTEHVVCIKLTPLQTDLYLHLLKSDMVTKSIKGNDGKVTSNALAAITLLKKLCAHPDLIIDKIMNGSDGFENSKHLLPPTYIAAHSKKKLMIELSSKLMVLDTMLAVIKTTTTDRVVLISNYTQTLELFERLAKLRNYTFVRLDGSMTAKKRAKAVDDINSPTSGVFLFMLSSKAGGCGLNLIGANRLVMFDPDWNPANDDQAMARVWRDGQKKPCFVYRFLATGSIEEKMMQRQAHKKALSSSVVDCEEDVARHFTVSELRTLFNLRQDTISDTHEKIKCTRCINNIQTKLPPVDSDCTNDLSCWHHCADKRWLVDPVLKQCWHAGISMVFYQNSTIHKEKPIIEEDNDNIDKKEEENNIIH, encoded by the exons atg CGTCGAAGTTTAGCTCCAAGCCAAGTGAATAAACGACCTTTGAGTGATTCAAATCAATCTAAAAGAGCTTGTGTGAAATATAATGACCAAGCACAAAAAActgaacaaaattcaaaattagatGACAAATCTATAACACTTTCTTTATat gaacaaaatataagaaatatattatcaaagccGTTCAAAGTACCAATAGCAAATTGGAGTGGTAGCAGTTTCAGTAGAGCATTAGGTGTTCGCCGTGATGGCATACGTCGACCTTTACATGACCCTACTGCTCCTGATgctcttattttatatattcctcCACAAATTAGTGCccatgacattttaaaaatggataA agataaaatattagttaatgtTGTTGTTGATCCGGCGTTATCAAAAATACTTAGGCCCCATCAAAGAGAA GGCGTTAAGTTTATGTATGAATGTGTTACTGGAGTACGTATAGAAGGTGCATATGGATGCATCATGGCAGATGAAATGGGATTGGGAAAGACTTTGCAATGCATAACTCTAATGTGGACTCTTTTGAAACAAGGACCTGATGCTTCACCAACTATTCACAAAGCTATTATAGTTACACCTAGTTCTTTAGTAAAG aactggtgtaatgaaataaaaaaatggctTGGTGGTAGAATTGGAGCTTTACCTGTTGACGGAGGAGGCAAAGAACAAGTGGACAAAGTAATTACTGGGTTTGTTCAAGCTAGAGGACGTAGAACTGTTGATCCAATTTTAGTTATATCATATGAAACTTTTCGAAGTCATGCAAGTTTGTTACAAAATGCAGAAGATATAGGTCTTGTGTTATGTGAcgag ggacatagattaaaaaattgtgaaaatcaaACTTACCGTTCATTAATGGCTTTAAAAGCAAAACGAAGAGTTCTGTTGTCAGGCACACCAATCCAAAATGATCTACTTGAATATTTTAGTCTTGTTCATTTTGTTAATGAAGGCATCTTAGGGACTGCTCAAGAATTTCGTCGCCAATATGAAACACCTATTGTGCGAGGTCAAGATTCCTGTGCTACTGATTCTGAACGAAAAAAAGCAGCAGAGCGTTTAGAACAATTAATTTCATTAGTAAATAGATGTCTAATTAGACGTACCTCAGCATTACTTTCCAAATACTTACCAGTTAAAACTGAACATGTTGTTTGCATAAAATTGACACCACTACAAACTGATTTATACCTCCATCTTCTTAAATCTGACATGGTTACAAAATCAATTAAag gTAACGATGGGAAAGTTACTAGCAACGCATTAGCTGCTATTACATTGCTCAAGAAGTTATGTGCTCATCCAGATcttataatagataaaataatgaatggaAGTGATGgctttgaaaattcaaaacatttactACCTCCAACATACATCGCAGCTCATTCCaa aaaaaaactCATGATTGAATTATCATCTAAATTAATGGTCCTTGACACAATGTTAGCTGTTATAAAAACTACCACCACTGATCGTGTAGTATTGATTTCTAATTATACTCAAACATTAGAATTATTCGAAAGACTTGCTAAATTAAGAAACTATACATTTGTTAGATTAGATGGATCCATGACTGCTAAGAAAAGAGCAAAA gCTGTAGATGATATTAACAGCCCTACTAGTggtgtatttttgtttatgttgAGTTCAAAAGCTGGAGGTTGTGGATTAAATTTAATTGGTGCTAATAGGTTAGTAATGTTTGATCCCGATTGGAATCCTGCTAATGATGATCAAGCAATGGCTAGAGTATGGAGAGATGGCCAAAAAAAACCTTGTTTTGTTTATCGATTTTTAGCT actggaagtattgaagaaaaaatgatGCAAAGACAGGCACACAAAAAAGCATTAAGTTCTAGTGTAGTTGACTGTGAAGAAGACGTTGCAAGACATTTTACAGTTTCAGAATTACGAACATTATTTAATCTACGGCAAGACACTATTAGTGATACACATGAAAA aataaaatgcaCCCGTTGCATTAATAATATCCAAACAAAACTACCTCCGGTAGATAGTGACTGTACAAATGATCTTTCTTGTTGGCATCATTGTGCAGACAAACGATGGCTTGTTGATCCAGTACTAAAACAATGTTGGCATGCTGGCATCAGTATGGtgttttatcaaaattctaCAATTCATAAagag AAACCAATTATTGAAGAGGACAATGATAACATTGacaaaaaagaagaagaaaataatataatacactga